The Phragmitibacter flavus genome has a segment encoding these proteins:
- a CDS encoding DJ-1/PfpI family protein codes for MSKGKVLIIVGDATETVDTLYPYYRLIEGGFEPVVAGQERKRYQMVMHEVKPNWTITKEWEGYTIEATVAFSEINPADYIGIMFSGGRAPEYIREDEDLLNITRWFFDHNKPIASVCHGVEIPARADRVRGRKMATVAKCKFDLEICGGIYVNEACVIDGNMVSGRTFHDNGHYIGPWIKLLEEEAAK; via the coding sequence ATGTCCAAAGGCAAAGTTCTTATCATCGTCGGTGACGCCACCGAAACCGTCGACACCCTCTATCCCTACTACCGTCTCATCGAAGGGGGCTTCGAACCCGTCGTCGCCGGCCAGGAGCGCAAACGCTACCAGATGGTCATGCACGAAGTGAAACCCAACTGGACGATCACCAAGGAATGGGAAGGTTACACCATCGAAGCCACCGTCGCGTTTTCCGAAATCAATCCCGCTGACTACATCGGCATCATGTTCAGCGGCGGTCGCGCCCCCGAATACATCCGCGAAGACGAAGATTTATTAAACATCACCCGCTGGTTCTTCGACCACAACAAGCCCATCGCCAGCGTCTGCCACGGCGTCGAAATCCCCGCCCGTGCCGACCGCGTCCGTGGCCGCAAAATGGCCACCGTCGCCAAATGCAAATTCGACCTCGAAATCTGCGGCGGCATCTACGTCAACGAAGCCTGTGTCATCGACGGCAACATGGTCTCCGGCCGCACCTTCCACGACAACGGCCATTATATCGGACCCTGGATCAAACTCCTCGAAGAAGAAGCCGCCAAGTAA